The stretch of DNA TTATATAGTAAGCatctaaatttaatcaaaaacaatttatttatttatcaagaaaaaattatttatttatcaagaAAACTGAATACATTTGAAagcatttattaattaaaatgtccgtATATTTATACAAGTGGATATTGTGGAAGGGAGGCCACGCCACACATGTTGTTGGCATTTCTAGCCAGTCTAAGGTATCCATTCTCGCCCCATTCTGTTCCATAGGAGTTCTTGATTAGCCAGTAGTCGTTTCCCATTGCATCGGTTCCAAATCCCACCACGAGCACGGAGTGTCTTAGTTTGCTCCTCTCTGACCTGCATGTCGGAATGCTCAAGATACCGGCTGAGTATTGGATGAATTCCTCGTGAAGATGGTCAATGGACACTGCCACAGGTCCAATGTTGTAGACCACTTCGGCCAGTTCCCTTTCGTCGTAGTTATTCAGTGtaacatacacacaaaaaaatttgcttggtaaaattgaccaacaaagatagttacgtaactattaaaatagttacgtgtattttgtttttgctttgggtttgtgtctttgctaattgtgtgtattttgttgttgtgaaatgactagttacttagtagaattgacaattttgctggttggggccagtttgacaattattacagttgattttactaagttttttttttgtgtgtagtccCGATGGGTGGCTGTAGGGTGGAAGGGTGGGTAGGGGTTCCACAAACAATGCCCTTGCTTTAGGTCGTAGGGATAGGCATACTTGGTGGAAATGCCGTGATCCCTTATGTACTTAAAAGCTAAGCTCACCCAACCACCTTTGCAACCTTGGTTTTGATAGGGTACGCAGTCCACCAAATGTTTGGCGGAAAGGGGCACCAGGCGGGAGTGCTTCTTCGCCAGATGTGCCTCCAGGGCTCCCGAGGCGGAGAAGGCCCAGCAGCTTAGGCATTCGGTGCCCTGATTCTCGACCTCAGAGATGTAGCCGTACTGCCGCCAGTCTATTCCTTCGGTTATCTGGTCGTATTGCTTATATCCCGGTGGTTTCTCTACGGTGGTTTCTCCAACATTCGGTTCCGGGGGCGATGGCTGCACCGATCGAAAGCTGAAGAGTATACCCTGATCGGTGTCGGAGAACTCGGTTATGCCCATCCGGAATCCCACTTTGCCCTGCGAATAGAGCCTGTTGTGTTCGACCACAGCTTGGATCCTGCGGTCCAATAACTCCCGGTGGTATTTGTCGTCTGAAGTGTAGTGCTTTTTGTATCTGTCCTTGTACTCGTCCCATTCCAAATCGGTCAGCAAACTCATTGCCAATTCCACAAGGAACAGGATGACAAGTACTTGCACTAAAATTGGCTGAAGAGTTCTCATTGCGTTCTGTTCGCGTCCAATGCGGATGTAAAACTGATTTACTGGATGACGAACTCAAGATTAGATGGCGTATACCAAAGAGGCGTTAATTTaactgattaaaaaaattacattaatattaattgcaCTTGGCATTTTGACCTCATTACTTTAATGCTGTTTTTATaactataatatttattacattagCTTTCAAGCATATATTTATAACCTTTAATTCTCGGAAATAATAATCTACGTAtctgattttgattaaatgaaTACAATGGAATTGATGTTTATATTGGAAGCGATTTTTAAAGAGTAGCTTACATACTTTTTGAGAGAGACTAAATGATACAACAAGGATGACCTAGTAaggaaaattctaaaaataattgtaaattcgcctttgaatattaaataactAGATTATGGAAATGtaaaagcatttcaaatgCAAATCAGCCTAGACTTGGATCCTTTgaaaatggcaatggcaatcgCACTTCAATTACATTACACTCATCATTAGCCAATTAGCTAAATTATAGGCTGAGCGACGACAATTGCCAAATGGCTTCAGTTCCCACTTCCACTTACATTTCAATTCCCATTCCCACTTCCATTTCCGTTTATATTGTCAATCGCTACCCCACAGATTGCCTTCCTCGATGGCGACAATTGGTGCGAAATAAAAGACATTTACCCAGCACTTTGCGGCACAGTCTAAAGTGGATCTCCTGGCTTACGGCAATAGAAAATAGCAAATAGAACGGAGAAATGGCAATCGAGGATATTGGCCTGGTGGGCATCAATGTGCGAATGTGGCGCTACTTGGGAGTACTCTACCCCACTCCGGGCACCAACTGGCGGAAGTTCGCCTTCGTCCTGCCCGTGACGGCGATGAATCTGATGCAGTTCGTCTACCTGCTGCGGATGTGGGGCGACCTGCCCGCCTTCATACTGAACATGTTCTTCTTCTCGGCCATTTTCAACGCCCTGATGCGCACGTGGCTGGTGATAATCAAGCGTGAGCAGTTCGAGCAGTTCCTCCGCCGATTGTCTTCTTTGTTCCACTCCATTTTCGACGCCAGCGACGTGTGGGGGCGTGACATCCTGCGGGAGGCGGAGAGGGAGGCTCGGAGCCTGGCCATCCTTAATTTAACTGCCTCCTTCCTGGACATCGTAGGGGCTCTAATCTCGCCGATTTTCAGGGAGGAGAGAGGTTAGTATTATcgcgaaaacagaaaattataagagggatttaagattttaaacttGAGAGcccataatatttttcaaaacagaCTCAAGGAAATTAAATGAGATAAGTTAGTTGGAAATTGTTGtataattcaaaatatatcgaaaaaaaaataatattatgtaATTAATTTCAACCAAGAAGTTAATTATATtgtctttatttgttttgccgAATAAGTGTTAAAGCTAACATTAATCTGTTTTAAAAAGCCAATTAAATTTCGGTAAAGTGCAACCTATTTTTTTACAAGTGAAACGACTTGTCTAAAACATTCTATCCAAAGCTTTTTTAAAGCCTTATCTTTTCtttagttaatatttattaattaaaaattctttaatataaaacctaTGGGTTCTGTTAACGTTTTCCTCCTCCAGCTCATCCCTTTGGCGTGGCCCTGCCCGGAGTGAACATGACCCGCACGCCGGTGTACGAACTGGTTTACGTGGCCCAGCTGCCCACGCCTCTTTTGCTGTCCATGATGTACATGCCTTTCGTCAGCCTCTTCGCTGGGATGGCCATCTTTGGAAAGGCCATGCTCGAGATCCTGGTACGTAGGCTGGGCCAGATTGGCGGCGAGGAGCAGTCGGAGGAGGTGCGCTTCCAAATGCTGACCTCCTGCATTGGGTACCACAGCAAGGTGATGGGGTGAGCCGCAAAGCGAAGAGGGGTCGGTTGCCGAGGGGATCTCTAAGCTCCTCATTTCCATTTCAGCTATGTGTGTGAACTCAACAAGCTGGTAACCAACATTGTGGCGGCCGAAGCAATTATATTCGGCTCGATAATCTGCTCGCTGCTCTTCTGTCTGAATATTGTGGGTTACTGATTTCATCAGGGGTgttagctaaatttaaaaattcaggattggaattttaaaaaattaattttctattttaaattaatatttttaacatttttggttaaataatattttaataattttccagATTACTTCACCCACCCAAGTGATCTCTATAGTGATGTACATCCTCACCATGCTCTATGTTTTGTTCACCTACTACAATCGCGCCAATGAAATAGTCCTCGCGGTGATCTACATAACTAAATGCACTCCATAgactctttttaattttagtaattttcCGTAGAACAACCGAGTGGCGGAGGCCGTTTACAATGTGCCCTGGTATTCGGCCAACATTCGTTTCCGCAAAACCCTCCTGATCTTCTTGATGCAAACACAACATCCCCTGGAGGTGGGTGCATTGCATTT from Drosophila takahashii strain IR98-3 E-12201 chromosome 2R, DtakHiC1v2, whole genome shotgun sequence encodes:
- the LOC123002683 gene encoding cathepsin L-like, yielding MRTLQPILVQVLVILFLVELAMSLLTDLEWDEYKDRYKKHYTSDDKYHRELLDRRIQAVVEHNRLYSQGKVGFRMGITEFSDTDQGILFSFRSVQPSPPEPNVGETTVEKPPGYKQYDQITEGIDWRQYGYISEVENQGTECLSCWAFSASGALEAHLAKKHSRLVPLSAKHLVDCVPYQNQGCKGGWVSLAFKYIRDHGISTKYAYPYDLKQGHCLWKSILPSKFFCVYVTLNNYDERELAEVVYNIGPVAVSIDHLHEEFIQYSAGILSIPTCRSERSKLRHSVLVVGFGTDAMGNDYWLIKNSYGTEWGENGYLRLARNANNMCGVASLPQYPLV
- the Or43a gene encoding odorant receptor 43a, which produces MAIEDIGLVGINVRMWRYLGVLYPTPGTNWRKFAFVLPVTAMNLMQFVYLLRMWGDLPAFILNMFFFSAIFNALMRTWLVIIKREQFEQFLRRLSSLFHSIFDASDVWGRDILREAEREARSLAILNLTASFLDIVGALISPIFREERAHPFGVALPGVNMTRTPVYELVYVAQLPTPLLLSMMYMPFVSLFAGMAIFGKAMLEILVRRLGQIGGEEQSEEVRFQMLTSCIGYHSKVMGYVCELNKLVTNIVAAEAIIFGSIICSLLFCLNIITSPTQVISIVMYILTMLYVLFTYYNRANEIVLANNRVAEAVYNVPWYSANIRFRKTLLIFLMQTQHPLEIKVGNVYPMTLAMFQSLLNASYSYFTMLRGVTSK